Below is a window of Paraburkholderia azotifigens DNA.
TTCTTCAGTCCCAATCAAGAGAGGATCTATCCATGAACCTTCGTCCTTTGCATGATCGCGTGATCGTCAAGCGTCTGGATCAGGAAACCAAGACCGCATCGGGCATCGTGATCCCCGACGCAGCCGCAGAAAAGCCGGATCAAGGCGAAGTGCTGGCTGTCGGCCCGGGCAAGCGTGACGACAAGGGCGCTCCCATTGCGCTCGACGTGAAGGTCGGCGACCGCGTCCTGTTCGGCAAGTATGCTGGCCAGACCGTCAAGGTCGACGGCAACGAACTGCTGGTGATGCGCGAAGAAGACATCATGGCCGTCGTCAACAAGTAAGCACTTGTCCCGGTTCATTCTCAAGAATTCAAGGAGTTAGAAGATGGCAGCTAAAGAGGTCGTGTTCGGCGATTCCGCCCGTGCCAAGATGGTTGAAGGCGTGAACATTCTCGCCAATGCAGTGAAGGTCACGCTGGGTCCGAAGGGCCGCAACGTGGTCCTTGAGCGCTCGTTCGGCGGCCCGACGGTCACCAAGGACGGTGTCTCGGTCGCGAAGGAAATCGAGCTGAAGGACAAGCTCCAGAACATGGGCGCGCAGATGGTCAAGGAAGTTGCTTCCAAGACCAGCGACAACGCCGGTGACGGCACGACGACGGCAACGGTTCTGGCCCAGTCGATCGTTCGCGAAGGCATGAAGTACGTCGCATCGGGCATGAACCCGATGGACCTGAAGCGCGGCATCGACAAGGCCGTCGCAGCAGCAATCGAAGAGCTGCGCAAGATCAGCAAGCCCTGCACGACCAACAAGGAAATCGCGCAAGTCGGCTCGATCTCGGCGAACAGCGATTCGTCGATCGGCGACCGCATCGCTGAAGCGATGGACAAGGTCGGCAAGGAAGGCGTCATCACCGTCGAAGACGGCAAGTCGCTGCAAGACGAGCTGGACGTCGTCGAAGGCATGCAATTCGACCGCGGCTACCTATCGCCGTACTTCATCAACAACCCCGACAAGCAAGTCGCCGTTCTCGACAACCCGTTCGTGCTGCTGCACGACAAGAAGGTGTCGAACATCCGTGATCTGCTGCCGGTTCTCGAGCAGGTCGCCAAGGCTGGCCGTCCGCTGCTGATCATCGCTGAAGACGTCGAAGGCGAAGCGCTGGCTACGCTGGTCGTCAACAACATCCGCGGCATCCTGAAGACGGTTGCTGTCAAGGCTCCGGGCTTCGGCGACCGTCGCAAGGCGATGCTTGAAGACATCGCTATCCTGACGGGTGGCCAGGTCATCGCCGAAGAAACCGGCCTGACGCTGGAAAAGGCGACGCTGCAAGAGCTGGGTCAAGCCAAGCGTATCGAAGTGGGCAAGGAAAACACGACGATCATCGACGGCGCTGGCGAAGCAGCAAGCATCGAAGCGCGCGTGAAGCAAGTGCGCACGCAGATCGAAGAAGCGACGTCGGACTACGACCGTGAAAAGCTGCAAGAGCGCGTGGCCAAGCTGGCTGGCGGTGTTGCAGTGATCAAGGTCGGTGCTGCGACCGAAGTCGAAATGAAGGAAAAGAAGGCACGTGTCGAAGACGCACTGCACGCAACGCGCGCAGCTGTGGAAGAAGGCATCGTGGCTGGCGGCGGCGTCGCGCTGATCCGCGCTCGTACGGCAATCGCCGGCGTCAAGGGCGATAACGCCGACCAGGACGCAGGTATCAAGATCGTCCTGCGCGCAATGGAAGAGCCGCTGCGCCAGATCGTCACGAACGGCGGCGAAGAAGCCAGCGTCGTGGTGGCAGCAGTTGCTGGCGGCACGGGCAACTACGGCTACAACGCAGCAACGGGCGAGTACGGTGACCTGGTTGAAGCCGGTGTCGTCGACCCGACCAAGGTGACGCGCACGGCGCTGCAAAACGCAGCTTCCGTCGCTGGCCTGCTGCTGACGACGGACGCAGCTGTCTGCGAACTGCCGAAGGAAGATGCACCGATGCCTGGCGGCATGCCCGGCGGCATGGGCGGCATGGGCATGGACATGTAATTCCAGGTCACTGGAATGCATGAGGGAGGCGCGCTGCGAGGCGTGCTTCCCGTGCCAAAAGAAAAACCCGCAGCGATGCGGGTTTTTCTTTTGGTGTTTCGGGTTCAGCGAAGTGCGCTGAATGTGTCTGGTGTCGTCAGCGCGGCAATACCAGGAAGCGTTCGCGCAAATGATCGAACACGCATGACACGCTCGATTCCTCCGTCTGCGCCGCTGTGTCGATGAGCAATTCGGGATTCACAGGCGCTTCATACGGCGCGGAAACGCCCGTGAACGACGTGATGACTCCCGCCTGCGCCTTCGCATAAAGCCCTTTGGGGTCACGCCTCGCGCAATCGTTTGCTGAAGCGGACACATAAGTCTCGACAAGACTGTCGTTTCCAATGATGGCGCGCGCCATGTCCCGGTCTTCGCGCATCGGCGAAATGAGGGCTGCGATCACGATCAGGCCGGCGTCGTTCATCAGCCGCGCGACGTGCGCGACGCGGCGGATGTTTTCCCGGCGGTCTTCCTTTGAAAAGCCGAGGTCGCTCGTCAACCCGTGACGCACGTTGTCGCCGTCGAGCACATAGCACGCGTGTCCCATCGACATCAGTTCGCGCTCCAGGCGAAACGCGATCGTGGATTTGCCCGCTCCCGACAAGCCGGTGAGCCAGACAGTGACGGGCTTGTGGCCGAGCATCGCGGCGCGGTCGCGGTCGCGGTCGCGGCCCGTGATCGTGCCGTTAAAGCGTTGGATAGAAGGCTGGACGCGTTCGATTGGCGCGCGCCTTTCGGGCTCGTCGCGGGCCACGCGGCTATTCGGCGCGCTGGCTTGCGCGCAGCGTGCGCGCGCCTCGGAAGCGACGGCGACAGCAACGGCGGCGCTGGGAGGGATATCTTCCAATTCGGTTTCTGTTCGTTTTCCGCCGTAGAAACC
It encodes the following:
- the groL gene encoding chaperonin GroEL (60 kDa chaperone family; promotes refolding of misfolded polypeptides especially under stressful conditions; forms two stacked rings of heptamers to form a barrel-shaped 14mer; ends can be capped by GroES; misfolded proteins enter the barrel where they are refolded when GroES binds), producing MAAKEVVFGDSARAKMVEGVNILANAVKVTLGPKGRNVVLERSFGGPTVTKDGVSVAKEIELKDKLQNMGAQMVKEVASKTSDNAGDGTTTATVLAQSIVREGMKYVASGMNPMDLKRGIDKAVAAAIEELRKISKPCTTNKEIAQVGSISANSDSSIGDRIAEAMDKVGKEGVITVEDGKSLQDELDVVEGMQFDRGYLSPYFINNPDKQVAVLDNPFVLLHDKKVSNIRDLLPVLEQVAKAGRPLLIIAEDVEGEALATLVVNNIRGILKTVAVKAPGFGDRRKAMLEDIAILTGGQVIAEETGLTLEKATLQELGQAKRIEVGKENTTIIDGAGEAASIEARVKQVRTQIEEATSDYDREKLQERVAKLAGGVAVIKVGAATEVEMKEKKARVEDALHATRAAVEEGIVAGGGVALIRARTAIAGVKGDNADQDAGIKIVLRAMEEPLRQIVTNGGEEASVVVAAVAGGTGNYGYNAATGEYGDLVEAGVVDPTKVTRTALQNAASVAGLLLTTDAAVCELPKEDAPMPGGMPGGMGGMGMDM
- the groES gene encoding co-chaperone GroES: MNLRPLHDRVIVKRLDQETKTASGIVIPDAAAEKPDQGEVLAVGPGKRDDKGAPIALDVKVGDRVLFGKYAGQTVKVDGNELLVMREEDIMAVVNK
- the cysC gene encoding adenylyl-sulfate kinase, which produces MERVQPSIQRFNGTITGRDRDRDRAAMLGHKPVTVWLTGLSGAGKSTIAFRLERELMSMGHACYVLDGDNVRHGLTSDLGFSKEDRRENIRRVAHVARLMNDAGLIVIAALISPMREDRDMARAIIGNDSLVETYVSASANDCARRDPKGLYAKAQAGVITSFTGVSAPYEAPVNPELLIDTAAQTEESSVSCVFDHLRERFLVLPR